One Drosophila kikkawai strain 14028-0561.14 chromosome 3L, DkikHiC1v2, whole genome shotgun sequence genomic window carries:
- the Prp4k gene encoding serine/threonine-protein kinase PRP4 homolog isoform X2 yields the protein MMTDDKSYDSSNSESEERRAKHKKPKKHKKHKKSSSSGKSEKERHAHKKSKKAKKRLHRQSESSNDSDAPESKAKSKLPKSSGLSSKFTEIMQKASRNGADFRISKSLLPTDPCSLVEEITKTIQNKVLPVLEVASSGSESDVPVDVASPVIAPIIEDELNLEDLMRQKALLQARLGAYMSDPEADEKGDAHNHTHQHSKSTQAKPVAKMGTSASQPPAQVQGQAQPQAMATSKSAAPLATATSKHANNKQSSTHNSNESDVILLDDSSGGQRTPSPTPEKRRRHASPSPAAPRNRVRDDAAHGRRERRSRERERTPPRRRVAEQQQQLQAPPRSRNRNMEDLRQEINRDKQRERREHSRDRDSNRERDRDRDGGRRGAERQQQPTDVRAGRAREREGRPNRQRSHSRSKFESDRRRERERQGDRDRGGVFERGGGRGGGRSGPDNGAGDRDRYKGSLSEGQKKHDKESSDEDVNLDIDIDDDDDEERIIEQRRRKREELLKKLGTGHDSPTPPQNSNSYESRSTSPGSSQRERPPRTPTPTLTNPEVQLLDSNQKNSSGKEKRNEWDMFAEQDVDSNFDSPNTIVHNKHQHENPALTDNWDDAEGYYRVRIGEVLDNRYLVNGYTGQGVFSNVVRGRDQARGQANVAIKIIRNNEIMHKTGLRELEILKKLNDADPEDRFHCLRLYRHFFHKQHLCMVFEPLAMNLREVLKKYGKNVGLHIKAVRSYTQQLFLALKLLKKTGILHADIKPDNILVNENNLILKLCDFGSASAISDNEITPYLVSRFYRSPEIILGIPYDYGIDTWSAGCTIYELYTGKILFSGKSNNQMLKFFMDVKGKIPNRIVRKGQFREQHFDQSCNFLYHEIDKLTEREKIVVMPVVKPSRSLQQELIADQNLPDDQHRKVTQLKDLLENMFALDPAKRISLNQALIHPFIQEKM from the exons ATGATGACGGACGACAAGAG CTACGACTCGAGCAACAGCGAGTCCGAGGAACGCAGGGCCAAGCACAAGAAACCAAAGAAGcacaaaaaacacaagaaGTCCTCGTCGTCGGGCAAGAGCGAGAAGGAGCGGCATGCCCACAAGAAGAGCAAGAAAGCAAAGAAACGCCTGCACCGCCAAAGCGAGTCCTCCAACGACTCGGACGCGCCCGAGTCCAAGGCCAAGAGTAAGCTGCCAAAGAGCTCTGGGCTGAGCAGCAAGTTCACAGAGATTATGCAGAAGGCCAGTCGCAACGGCGCGGACTTCCGCATCTCCAAGTCCCTGCTGCCCACGGATCCATGCAGCCTTGTGGAGGAGATAACAAAGACCATTCAGAACAAGGTGCTGCCCGTCCTGGAGGTGGCCAGTTCGGGCAGCGAGAGCGATGT CCCCGTTGATGTGGCCAGTCCGGTCATTGCTCCCATCATAGAGGACGAGCTTAACTTGGAGGACTTGATGCGGCAGAAGGCCCTACTCCAGGCACGCCTGGGCGCCTATATGTCGGACCCAGAGGCGGATGAGAAAGGCGATGCCCACAACCATACGCACCAGCATTCGAAGTCTACGCAGGCCAAGCCGGTGGCCAAGATGGGCACCTCTGCATCGCAGCCCCCGGCCCAAGTCCAGGGCCAGGCTCAGCCGCAGGCGATGGCTACCAGCAAGTCTGCAGCGCCGCTGGCTACTGCAACCAGTAAACATGCTAATAATAAACAGTCTAGCACGCATAACTCAAATGAATCCGATGTTATATTGTTGGATGATTCTAGCGGAGGCCAACGCACGCCCTCGCCCACGCCTGAGAAGCGGAGACGCCACGCATCCCCGTCCCCGGCAGCGCCAAGGAACCGCGTCCGCGATGACGCGGCTCACGGGCGCCGAGAACGACGATCAAGGGAGAGGGAACGAACGCCGCCCCGCCGCCGGGtagcagagcagcagcagcaattgcaGGCTCCGCCACGCAGTCGCAACCGCAACATGGAGGACTTGCGGCAGGAGATCAACCGTGACAAGCAGAGGGAGCGACGCGAGCACAGCCGAGATCGGGACAGTAACCGGGAAAGAGACCGGGACCGAGACGGTGGCCGACGTGGAGCGGAgagacagcagcagccgacCGATGTGCGTGCGGGTCGTGCCCGGGAGCGAGAAGGTCGGCCCAATCGCCAGCGATCGCATAGCCGCAGTAAGTTTGAGTCGGACAGGCGCCGAGAGCGCGAACGGCAGGGCGACAGGGATCGTGGCGGTGTCTTTGAACGTGGCGGCGGACGTGGCGGAGGACGCAGTGGCCCGGACAACGGAGCCGGCGACCGGGACCGCTACAAGGGATCGCTGAGCGAGGGGCAGAAGAAGCATGATAAGGAGAGCAGTGACGAGGACGTCAACCTGGACATAGACAttgacgacgatgacgacgaggaGCGCATTATTGAGCAGCGTCGCAGGAAGCGCGAGGAACTACTCAAG AAACTAGGCACTGGACATGATTCACCCACGCCTCCCCAGAATTCAAATTCGTACGAGTCCCGCAGCACGTCACCGGGCTCGTCCCAGCGCGAACGTCCCCCTAGGACGCCCACTCCCACGCTCACAAACCCCGAAGTCCAGCTGTTGGACAGCAACCAAAAGAACAGCAGTGGAAAGGAGAAGCGAAATGAGTGGGACATGTTTGCCGAACAGGACGTTGATTCCAATTTCGAT TCACCCAACACGATCGTCCACAACAAACACCAGCACGAGAATCCCGCCCTTACCGATAACTGGGACGATGCAGAGGGCTATTACCGAGTTCGGATCGGCGAGGTGCTGGATAATCGCTACCTGGTGAACGGCTATACGGGCCAGGGCGTCTTCAGCAACGTGGTGAGGGGCCGGGACCAGGCTCGGGGACAGGCCAATGTGGCCATCAAAATCATACGTAACAACGAAATAAT GCACAAAACCGGACTCCGAGAGCTGGAAATCCTAAAGAAGCTGAACGACGCCGATCCAGAGGATCGATTTCACTGCCTGCGCCTGTACCGTCACTTCTTTCACAAGCAG CATCTCTGCATGGTTTTCGAGCCGCTGGCTATGAACTTGCGCGAGGTACTCAAGAAGTACGGCAAGAATGTGGGTCTCCACATCAAGGCTGTGCGCAGCTACACCCAGCAGCTGTTTCTCGCCCTGAAGCTGCTGAAGAAGACGGGCATCCTGCATGCGGACATCAAGCCGGACAACATATTGGTGAACGAGAACAACCTGATACTGAAGCTGTGCGATTTTGGGTCCGCCTCGGCCATCAGCGACAACGAAATAACGCCGTACCTGGTGTCGCGCTTCTACCGCTCTCCAGAGATCATTCTGGGCATACCCTATGACTATGGCATCGACACCTGGTCGGCTGGCTGCACCATCTACGAGCTGTACACTGGCAAGATCCTGTTCAGCGGGAAGAGCAACAACCAAATGCTCAAGTTCTTCATGGACGTGAAGGGCAAGATACCGAACCGCATTGTGCGCAAGGGCCAGTTCCGGGAGCAGCATTTCGATCAGAGCTGCAATTTTCTCTACCACGAGATAGACAAGCTCACCGAAAGG GAGAAGATTGTTGTTATGCCGGTGGTCAAGCCGTCGCGCAGCTTGCAGCAGGAACTGATTGCCGACCAAAACCTGCCGGACGACCAGCACCGAAAGGTCACTCAACTCAAGGATCTGCTGGAGAACATGTTTGCCTTGGATCCAGCCAAACGGATCTCCCTCAACCAGGCCCTCATTCACCCCTTTATTCaggagaaaatgtaa
- the LOC108079106 gene encoding uncharacterized protein C3orf38 homolog — MPISEQHKTGLQDLLLNERNSSVLVQLAKATTKNVCKIDDPEEALGLLVAHLPDIYILLSKRAITREMLFKYLTARVPDLATDFTKPDLVTKVINYWDQNATQSSSPSASQAVVSAAAIRSEEDFPIHAIARKFGEWFFERFNANSLSLVDLWTDATLHLTIMASDGINELECTTAAEVLASLTGAKQQFGFHFNPNLTHAGIQGRMDAYGQVVVLCCGTLHSAESSVGVFECAFGLLRDPYAGNNWKPKRIKCLLKSELRPPELHSLCSSETLQEALALPMPNDDLDSDAVN; from the exons ATGCCCATTTCTGAGCAGCACAAGACGGGCCTCCAGGATCTTCTTCTGAACGAGAGGAATTCGTCGGTCTTGGTCCAGCTGGCCAAAGCAACTACCAAAAATGTTTGCAAGATCGATGATCCAGAGG AAGCCCTTGGACTCCTAGTGGCACACCTTCCGGACATTTACATACTGCTGTCGAAGCGCGCGATTACCAGGGAAATGCTGTTCAAGTACTTGACTGCAAGAGTGCCAGACCTAGCCACCGATTTCACCAAGCCGGACCTAGTGACCAAAGTGATCAACTACTGGGACCAAAATGCTACCCAGAGTTCTTCCCCGTCCGCCAGCCAGGCTGTTGTCTCCGCCGCTGCAATCCGTAGCGAGGAGGACTTTCCCATTCACGCGATTGCCCGAAAGTTTGGCGAATGGTTCTTTGAACGCTTCAATGCCAACAGTCTCAGCCTTGTGGACCTCTGGACGGACGCGACCCTACATCTGACCATCATGGCCAGCGACGGGATCAATGAGCTGGAATGCACGACGGCCGCAGAAGTGCTGGCCTCGTTAACCGGCGCCAAGCAGCAGTTCGGCTTTCACTTTAATCCAAACTTAACGCACGCCGGCATTCAGGGTCGCATGGATGCGTACGGTCAGGTCGTGGTGCTCTGCTGCGGTACCCTGCACTCAGCCGAGAGCAGCGTTGGAGTGTTCGAGTGCGCCTTCGGCCTGCTGCGGGACCCCTATGCTGGCAACAACTGGAAGCCCAAGAGAATCAAGTGCTTGCTGAAAAGCGAGCTGCGGCCCCCCGAGCTGCACAGCCTGTGCTCGAGCGAGACCCTTCAGGAAGCCCTGGCTCTGCCAATGCCCAACGACGACCTGGACTCGGATGCCGTCAATTAA
- the mri gene encoding BTB/POZ domain-containing protein 10: MSTTPNSNSSSSNSNNKQQPQKQDTYSSDSSEENLEAAEERRRRILKNRSRLNRPNISCGGGAVPKQDGKSPGGAASTSCQAMASAGAGGRLPAPPERISMLVDGVRFTVEQSLLTAHPTTMLGTMFGSGFQFAHANERGEYDVADGISHLVFRAILEYYKSGVIRCPPTVSVPELKEACDYLLIPFDATTVRCQNLRGLLHELSNEGARQQFELFLEDLILPLMVASAQRGDRECHVVVLLEDDMVDWDEEFPPQMGEEYCQTVHSTAMHRFFKYIENRDVAKQVMKDRGLKKIRCGIEGYPTHKEKIRRRPGGRAEVIYSYVQRPFIHMSWEKEEAKSRHVDFQCVKSKSVTNLAEANADPPLELDASGNPIPPIAVVNPHPNNVELAPGAAPAAAPVMGPAVVVAVDEAAGGVVMLNDLAQAAGAGAAGIVDENV, translated from the exons ATGTCAACCACTCCCAACTCCAATAGCAGCagtagcaacagcaacaacaagcagcaGCCCCAGAAGCAGGACACGTacagcagcgacagcagcgAAGAGAATCTCGAGGCGGCCGAGGAGCGGAGAAGGCGCATCCTTAAGAACCGCAGCCGACTCAATCGGCCGAACATTTCTTGCGGCGGCGGAGCCGTTCCCAAGCAGGACGGCAAGTCGCCAGGTGGAGCCGCATCCACGAGCTGCCAGGCGATGGCTTCGGCGGGAGCAGGAGGCCGTCTGCCGGCGCCGCCAGAGAGGATCTCGATGCTGGTGGACGGAGTGCGCTTCACAGTCGAGCAGTCGCTCCTGACAGCCCATCCCACCACCATGCTGGGTACCATGTTCGGCTCCGGCTTTCAGTTTGCACACGCCAACGAGCGCGGTGAGTACGACGTGGCCGACGGCATCTCACACCTGGTGTTCCGCGCGATCCTTGAGTACTACAAGAGTGGTGTGATTCGCTGCCCGCCGACGGTGTCGGTGCCGGAACTGAAAGAGGCCTGCGACTATCTGCTTATTCCCTTTGACGCCACCACCGTGCGCTGCCAGAATCTAA GAGGCCTTCTCCACGAGCTCAGCAACGAAGGAGCGCGCCAGCAGTTCGAGCTCTTCCTCGAGGACCTTATCCTGCCGCTGATGGTGGCCTCGGCCCAGCGCGGGGATCGCGAATGCCACGTAGTCGTGCTGCTCGAGGACGATATGGTCGACTGGGACGAGGAGTTTCCGCCGCAAATGGGCGAGGAATACTGTCAGA CTGTTCACAGCACTGCCATGCATCGCTTCTTCAAGTACATCGAGAACCGCGATGTGGCCAAGCAGGTGATGAAGGACCGCGGCCTGAAGAAGATCCGCTGCGGTATCGAGGGCTATCCCACTCACAAGGAGAAGATCCGGAGGCGCCCCGGCGGACGGGCCGAGGTGATCTACAGCTATGTGCAGCGCCCGTTCATTCACATGTCCTgggagaaggaggaggcgAAGAGCCGCCATGTGGACTTCCAGTGTGTAAAATCAAAGTCCGTGACAAATCTCGCTGAGGCCAATGCCGATCCTCCCTTGGAATTGGACGCAA GCGGCAACCCAATTCCGCCCATTGCAGTGGTCAATCCGCATCCCAATAACGTAGAGCTGGCTCCTGGTGCGGCCCCAGCCGCCGCTCCAGTGATGGGCCCAGCGGTTGTAGTCGCTGTCGACGAGGCGGCGGGCGGGGTTGTGATGCTCAACGACTTGGCTCAGGCGGCGGGTGCCGGTGCCGCCGGCATCGTCGACGAGAACGTTTAG
- the NitFhit gene encoding nitrilase and fragile histidine triad fusion protein NitFhit has protein sequence MSTLARIARRSIVRTVQVQIRGMSLSAESQRVQSATIAVGQMRSTSDKAANLCQVKELVTLAKARNACMLFLPECCDFVGENRAQTLELSERLDGELMAQYRELARCNDMWLSFGGLHERNEQGKIYNAHVLVNGKGEVASVYRKMHLFDATTKEIRLRESDTVTPGERLGRPVATPAGRIGLQICYDLRFAEPAVLLRKLGAQLLTYPAAFTYATGKAHWEILLRARAIETQCFVVAAAQQGWHNQKRQSWGHSMIVSPWGKVLADCGGEQELGIGTAEIDLGQLETLYQSMPCFEHRRHDLYSLTAYNVRSQEPTEDRAFANNIVDKRTIFYESEHCFAFTNLRCVVEGHVLVSTKRVTPRLCGLNCAEMADMFTTVCMVQRMLEKIYQTTSATVTVQDGAEAGQTVPHVHFHVMPRRHGDFGHNDQIYVKLDERAEEKPPRTIDERIAEAQGYRTFLLDCS, from the coding sequence ATGTCAACTCTAGCCAGAATCGCCCGACGCAGTATTGTCCGCACCGTACAAGTACAAATACGTGGGATGTCTTTGTCGGCGGAGAGCCAAAGGGTTCAAAGTGCCACCATTGCCGTGGGCCAGATGCGGTCCACCAGCGACAAGGCCGCCAATCTCTGCCAGGTGAAGGAGCTGGTTACCCTGGCCAAGGCCCGTAACGCCTGCATGCTCTTCCTGCCCGAGTGCTGTGACTTTGTGGGCGAGAACCGTGCACAGACCTTGGAGCTGTCGGAGCGGCTAGACGGCGAGCTGATGGCACAGTACCGCGAGCTGGCCAGGTGCAACGATATGTGGCTCTCGTTCGGCGGCCTGCACGAGCGGAACGAACAGGGAAAGATCTACAACGCCCACGTCCTTGTCAACGGAAAGGGGGAGGTGGCGTCTGTCTACAGGAAAATGCACCTGTTTGACGCCACCACCAAGGAGATACGACTGCGTGAGTCCGACACCGTGACGCCAGGCGAGCGCTTAGGGCGCCCTGTGGCCACACCTGCCGGTAGGATCGGCCTCCAGATCTGCTATGACCTGCGATTCGCCGAACCAGCTGTGCTGCTGCGGAAGCTAGGAGCCCAACTGCTCACCTATCCGGCCGCCTTCACCTACGCCACGGGAAAGGCGCACTGGGAGATCCTGCTGCGGGCCAGGGCAATCGAGACGCAGTGCTTCGTGGTGGCCGCGGCCCAGCAGGGCTGGCACAACCAGAAACGCCAGAGCTGGGGCCACAGCATGATCGTCAGTCCTTGGGGCAAGGTGCTGGCCGATTGTGGCGGCGAGCAGGAATTGGGCATCGGCACAGCGGAAATAGATCTCGGACAGCTGGAGACTCTGTACCAGAGCATGCCGTGCTTCGAGCACCGCCGGCATGATCTTTATAGCTTAACGGCCTACAACGTCCGCAGTCAGGAGCCGACCGAGGATCGAGCCTTTGCCAATAACATTGTGGACAAACGCACAATATTCTACGAGTCGGAGCACTGCTTCGCCTTCACCAACCTCCGCTGCGTGGTGGAGGGGCATGTCCTGGTGTCCACGAAGCGTGTGACTCCTCGCCTGTGTGGCCTTAATTGCGCTGAGATGGCGGACATGTTTACCACTGTGTGCATGGTGCAGCGGATGCTGGAGAAGATCTACCAGACCACTTCGGCCACCGTCACGGTGCAGGATGGTGCAGAGGCTGGACAAACCGTGCCCCACGTTCACTTCCATGTTATGCCGCGCCGGCACGGAGACTTTGGCCACAACGACCAGATCTACGTGAAGCTGGACGAGCGTGCGGAGGAGAAGCCGCCGCGCACAATTGACGAGAGGATCGCGGAGGCGCAGGGGTACCGGACGTTCCTGCTGGACTGTAGCTAG
- the Prp4k gene encoding serine/threonine-protein kinase PRP4 homolog isoform X1 gives MMTDDKSSYDSSNSESEERRAKHKKPKKHKKHKKSSSSGKSEKERHAHKKSKKAKKRLHRQSESSNDSDAPESKAKSKLPKSSGLSSKFTEIMQKASRNGADFRISKSLLPTDPCSLVEEITKTIQNKVLPVLEVASSGSESDVPVDVASPVIAPIIEDELNLEDLMRQKALLQARLGAYMSDPEADEKGDAHNHTHQHSKSTQAKPVAKMGTSASQPPAQVQGQAQPQAMATSKSAAPLATATSKHANNKQSSTHNSNESDVILLDDSSGGQRTPSPTPEKRRRHASPSPAAPRNRVRDDAAHGRRERRSRERERTPPRRRVAEQQQQLQAPPRSRNRNMEDLRQEINRDKQRERREHSRDRDSNRERDRDRDGGRRGAERQQQPTDVRAGRAREREGRPNRQRSHSRSKFESDRRRERERQGDRDRGGVFERGGGRGGGRSGPDNGAGDRDRYKGSLSEGQKKHDKESSDEDVNLDIDIDDDDDEERIIEQRRRKREELLKKLGTGHDSPTPPQNSNSYESRSTSPGSSQRERPPRTPTPTLTNPEVQLLDSNQKNSSGKEKRNEWDMFAEQDVDSNFDSPNTIVHNKHQHENPALTDNWDDAEGYYRVRIGEVLDNRYLVNGYTGQGVFSNVVRGRDQARGQANVAIKIIRNNEIMHKTGLRELEILKKLNDADPEDRFHCLRLYRHFFHKQHLCMVFEPLAMNLREVLKKYGKNVGLHIKAVRSYTQQLFLALKLLKKTGILHADIKPDNILVNENNLILKLCDFGSASAISDNEITPYLVSRFYRSPEIILGIPYDYGIDTWSAGCTIYELYTGKILFSGKSNNQMLKFFMDVKGKIPNRIVRKGQFREQHFDQSCNFLYHEIDKLTEREKIVVMPVVKPSRSLQQELIADQNLPDDQHRKVTQLKDLLENMFALDPAKRISLNQALIHPFIQEKM, from the exons ATGATGACGGACGACAAGAG CAGCTACGACTCGAGCAACAGCGAGTCCGAGGAACGCAGGGCCAAGCACAAGAAACCAAAGAAGcacaaaaaacacaagaaGTCCTCGTCGTCGGGCAAGAGCGAGAAGGAGCGGCATGCCCACAAGAAGAGCAAGAAAGCAAAGAAACGCCTGCACCGCCAAAGCGAGTCCTCCAACGACTCGGACGCGCCCGAGTCCAAGGCCAAGAGTAAGCTGCCAAAGAGCTCTGGGCTGAGCAGCAAGTTCACAGAGATTATGCAGAAGGCCAGTCGCAACGGCGCGGACTTCCGCATCTCCAAGTCCCTGCTGCCCACGGATCCATGCAGCCTTGTGGAGGAGATAACAAAGACCATTCAGAACAAGGTGCTGCCCGTCCTGGAGGTGGCCAGTTCGGGCAGCGAGAGCGATGT CCCCGTTGATGTGGCCAGTCCGGTCATTGCTCCCATCATAGAGGACGAGCTTAACTTGGAGGACTTGATGCGGCAGAAGGCCCTACTCCAGGCACGCCTGGGCGCCTATATGTCGGACCCAGAGGCGGATGAGAAAGGCGATGCCCACAACCATACGCACCAGCATTCGAAGTCTACGCAGGCCAAGCCGGTGGCCAAGATGGGCACCTCTGCATCGCAGCCCCCGGCCCAAGTCCAGGGCCAGGCTCAGCCGCAGGCGATGGCTACCAGCAAGTCTGCAGCGCCGCTGGCTACTGCAACCAGTAAACATGCTAATAATAAACAGTCTAGCACGCATAACTCAAATGAATCCGATGTTATATTGTTGGATGATTCTAGCGGAGGCCAACGCACGCCCTCGCCCACGCCTGAGAAGCGGAGACGCCACGCATCCCCGTCCCCGGCAGCGCCAAGGAACCGCGTCCGCGATGACGCGGCTCACGGGCGCCGAGAACGACGATCAAGGGAGAGGGAACGAACGCCGCCCCGCCGCCGGGtagcagagcagcagcagcaattgcaGGCTCCGCCACGCAGTCGCAACCGCAACATGGAGGACTTGCGGCAGGAGATCAACCGTGACAAGCAGAGGGAGCGACGCGAGCACAGCCGAGATCGGGACAGTAACCGGGAAAGAGACCGGGACCGAGACGGTGGCCGACGTGGAGCGGAgagacagcagcagccgacCGATGTGCGTGCGGGTCGTGCCCGGGAGCGAGAAGGTCGGCCCAATCGCCAGCGATCGCATAGCCGCAGTAAGTTTGAGTCGGACAGGCGCCGAGAGCGCGAACGGCAGGGCGACAGGGATCGTGGCGGTGTCTTTGAACGTGGCGGCGGACGTGGCGGAGGACGCAGTGGCCCGGACAACGGAGCCGGCGACCGGGACCGCTACAAGGGATCGCTGAGCGAGGGGCAGAAGAAGCATGATAAGGAGAGCAGTGACGAGGACGTCAACCTGGACATAGACAttgacgacgatgacgacgaggaGCGCATTATTGAGCAGCGTCGCAGGAAGCGCGAGGAACTACTCAAG AAACTAGGCACTGGACATGATTCACCCACGCCTCCCCAGAATTCAAATTCGTACGAGTCCCGCAGCACGTCACCGGGCTCGTCCCAGCGCGAACGTCCCCCTAGGACGCCCACTCCCACGCTCACAAACCCCGAAGTCCAGCTGTTGGACAGCAACCAAAAGAACAGCAGTGGAAAGGAGAAGCGAAATGAGTGGGACATGTTTGCCGAACAGGACGTTGATTCCAATTTCGAT TCACCCAACACGATCGTCCACAACAAACACCAGCACGAGAATCCCGCCCTTACCGATAACTGGGACGATGCAGAGGGCTATTACCGAGTTCGGATCGGCGAGGTGCTGGATAATCGCTACCTGGTGAACGGCTATACGGGCCAGGGCGTCTTCAGCAACGTGGTGAGGGGCCGGGACCAGGCTCGGGGACAGGCCAATGTGGCCATCAAAATCATACGTAACAACGAAATAAT GCACAAAACCGGACTCCGAGAGCTGGAAATCCTAAAGAAGCTGAACGACGCCGATCCAGAGGATCGATTTCACTGCCTGCGCCTGTACCGTCACTTCTTTCACAAGCAG CATCTCTGCATGGTTTTCGAGCCGCTGGCTATGAACTTGCGCGAGGTACTCAAGAAGTACGGCAAGAATGTGGGTCTCCACATCAAGGCTGTGCGCAGCTACACCCAGCAGCTGTTTCTCGCCCTGAAGCTGCTGAAGAAGACGGGCATCCTGCATGCGGACATCAAGCCGGACAACATATTGGTGAACGAGAACAACCTGATACTGAAGCTGTGCGATTTTGGGTCCGCCTCGGCCATCAGCGACAACGAAATAACGCCGTACCTGGTGTCGCGCTTCTACCGCTCTCCAGAGATCATTCTGGGCATACCCTATGACTATGGCATCGACACCTGGTCGGCTGGCTGCACCATCTACGAGCTGTACACTGGCAAGATCCTGTTCAGCGGGAAGAGCAACAACCAAATGCTCAAGTTCTTCATGGACGTGAAGGGCAAGATACCGAACCGCATTGTGCGCAAGGGCCAGTTCCGGGAGCAGCATTTCGATCAGAGCTGCAATTTTCTCTACCACGAGATAGACAAGCTCACCGAAAGG GAGAAGATTGTTGTTATGCCGGTGGTCAAGCCGTCGCGCAGCTTGCAGCAGGAACTGATTGCCGACCAAAACCTGCCGGACGACCAGCACCGAAAGGTCACTCAACTCAAGGATCTGCTGGAGAACATGTTTGCCTTGGATCCAGCCAAACGGATCTCCCTCAACCAGGCCCTCATTCACCCCTTTATTCaggagaaaatgtaa
- the Gk1 gene encoding glycerol kinase 3 — translation MDSPTSETTPPPAPVTGPFVGAIDEGTTSARFIIFRAGTDEIVCYHQIEVESIFQKEGWCEQDPMAIVNTVNECIAGACMKLVAVGGKVEDIITIGITNQRESTVVWDRISGQPLVNAIIWLDNRTTSTVEELLETIPNNARNINYLRPLCGLPLSPYFSGVKLRWLRDNVPVVSQAMEKGTAMFGTIDTWLMYNLTGGKEGGVHKTDVTNASRTMLMNIETLQWDPNLLKFFGLPKSILPEICSSAEFYGNIAQGVLKGISISSDLGDQQAALVGQQCLSKGQAKATYGTGCFLLYNTGPSIVHSQHGLLTTVGYQLGRKATPFYALEGSVSIAGAAFNWLRDNMNIIQNSGQIEAMASTVDNSLDVYFVPAFNGLYAPYWNQDARGVICGLSEETTSEHIVRATLEAVCFQVRDILDSMHKDCKIPLAKLMVDGGMTVNNLFLQLQSDLVGIQVLRAKIAETTALGAAMAAYKAVEGRYSMEAPLSKSGPREAIKPSINSTERNLRYQKWKMAIERSLNWETSSLPQGEREAFDGA, via the exons ATGGATTCCCCCACTTCCGAGACGACCCCGCCTCCCGCACCGGTGACTGGTCCCTTCGTGGGCGCCATTGACGAGGGCACCACCTCCGCCCGCTTCATCATATTCCGCGCTGGCACCGACGAGATCGTTTGCTACCACCAGATTGAGGTGGAGTCGATTTTCCAGAAGGAAGGATGGTGCGAGCAGGACCCCATGGCCATCGTGAACACCGTCAACGAGTGTATTGCCGGAGCCTGCATGAAGCTGGTCGCCGTGGGAGGCAAAGTGGAG GACATCATAACGATCGGAATCACCAACCAGCGCGAGTCGACTGTGGTCTGGGACCGGATTTCAGGCCAGCCACTGGTAAACGCCATCATCTGGCTGGACAACCGGACCACCAGCACTGTGGAGGAGCTACTGGAGACGATTCCCAACAATGCCAGGAACATTAACTACCTACGGCCGCTGTGCGGTCTGCCCCTGTCCCCGTACTTTTCGGGCGTGAAGCTGCGCTGGCTGCGGGACAACGTCCCGGTGGTCAGCCAGGCAATGGAGAAGGGCACCGCCATGTTCGGGACCATCGACACCTGGCTGATGTACAACCTTACGGGCGGCAAAGAGGGGGGCGTCCACAAGACAGATGTGACCAACGCCTCGCGAACGATGCTAATGAACATCGAAACGCTGCAGTGGGATCCGAATCTGCTCAAGTTCTTTGGCCTGCCCAAGAGCATCCTGCCGGAGATCTGCTCGAGCGCCGAGTTCTACGGCAACATTGCGCAGGGTGTGCTCAAGGGCATAAGCATCAGCTCCGACTTGGGCGATCAGCAGGCAGCTCTTGTGGGTCAGCAGTGCCTGTCCAAGGGCCAGGCCAAGGCCACCTATGGCACAGGTTGCTTCCTGCTCTATAACACCGGCCCCTCCATCGTCCACTCCCAGCACGGGCTCCTAACCACCGTTGGCTACCAGCTGGGGCGAAAAGCCACGCCCTTCTACGCTCTCGAGGGCAGTGTTTCCATTGCCGGCGCCGCCTTCAACTGGCTGCGGGACAACATGAACATCATTCAGAACTCGGGGCAGATCGAGGCCATGGCCAGCACCGTGGACAACTCCCTAGACGTGTACTTTGTGCCGGCGTTTAATGGCCTTTACGCCCCCTATTGGAACCAGGACGCTCGCGGTGTAATCTGCGGCCTCAGCGAGGAGACCACGAGCGAACACATTGTGCGGGCCACGCTGGAGGCGGTTTGCTTCCAGGTCCGGGACATTCTCGATTCCATGCACAAGGACTGCAAGATACCGCTGGCCAAGCTCATGGTGGACGGGGGCATGACTGTGAACAATCTCTTTTTGCAGCTGCAGTCGGACCTCGTGGGGATTCAGGTGCTACGTGCCAAGATCGCCGAGACGACTGCTTTG GGCGCTGCCATGGCTGCCTACAAGGCCGTCGAGGGTCGCTACTCCATGGAGGCACCGCTCTCCAAGTCTGGGCCCCGTGAAGCCATCAAGCCGTCGATTAATTCCACCGAGCGGAATCTCCGCTACCAGAAGTGGAAAATGGCCATCGAGCGCTCTCTGAACTGGGAGACTTCTTCCCTGCCGCAAGGCGAGCGCGAGGCTTTTGATGGAGCGTAG